The nucleotide window GATATATCGCATATGCAAAGGGGATAGAAACGAGTGCGGCTATCATTCAAAGACAGCGCTACGTAATGATGAGCGAATCCATAGAGGGTACAACGAAGGAGTGCTATGAGAAGGGGATGCTTGTACTTGAGCAAAAGAAAAAGCATGTGAAGACGGGCTTAGAAGAAATAGGTCTTATGGCACGAGAAGCCAATGACTTAGAGATTGCAAGGTATCTTCATACCTTGTTTAATTACGAAGGGTCACAGCACAGTCCGATTGAACATATCTTTCATCCGTATACAACAGGGGGGAACACATATGGTTTTTTCGGGCAAGAAGTTGTCAGAGCTTGAGTTATATATAGGAACATGCACAGATTTAAAAAATAAAATCGCGCCTGGGGTTGCTGAAGAGCAACGGGATTATATTATACTTGGCAACAATTATGCACGCACTTTACTTGTTGTTGATTACCCTGGAAGTGTTCGTGGCAATTGGCTTACCAAATTATATCGCTTTTCAGGAAATATGAATATTAGTACACATATTGTACCAATTGCCAGCGATAAGATGATTCGTCATTTAAATCAATCTATAGAAGAGTATGAAGCAAGGCTGGATCAACCACTTTCCCCAGTTCGGCGTAAGGAAACGGAAAAGAAGAAGACAAGCGCAGAACATATGCTGGATATATTACTTGCACATAATCATAAAACGATTTTCCTCGTGCATACATATATCCACTTGCAGGCGATGAGTCTGGAAGAGCTAGAGCGATTGACAGAGCGTCTGCAGAGCATCATTTGGCAAACAGGTCTTTCAGTAGCACCGGCTAGAGACAATATGATGCATGCGTTTAAAAGCGTACTCCCAATTTGTGACATTACTTTGCCGCATTATACACATCAAAATATGCATGCCGCAGCCGTTTCTTCTATGCTTCCCTTTGATGAGAGCGAATTATTTATGCAAAGCGGTATTATTATGGGGCAAAACATGCATACCGATAACGTTGTGTTAGTTGATATGAATGATAAAAAAATGTTTCCGTCTCGGAATATGCTTATTTTAGGGACGACAGGAATGGGCAAAAGCTTTTTCATGCAAAAGCATCTGCTGCGGCAATGGGTACTTGAGCGAGAAGACACCCGCTTTTTTCTCATTGATCCTGAACGTGAATTTGCGCGTGTTGTAAAACAAATTGGCGGTCAAGTCATTCGGCTTAGCAACAATACCGAGCATGTTATTAATCCGTTTCATATCTTACATGATATAACTGACGATGATATGCGTGGTAGTGTTTTATTTTTAAAGATGCAGCGATTAAAAATATTTTTTAAGCTTATTTATCCAAATATGAGTGTACTCGAAAGTGCACTTTTGGAGAGAGCTTTGTTTGCTGTGTATAAACAATATGATATTACTGAACATACACAGTTTGCAGGAAGGAATGCTAAGGATTTTCCAACGCTGAGCGACCTGTATCATCATATTGAGGAAGGGTATGAGCGCTTGCGGGATTTTCGGGAAATTTTACGAACGTATACAGAAGGAACGAACGCCAAGCTTTTTAATGGTGCAACGAACGTTAATTTGCATAATCCGCTTATTTGTTTTGATATTCGTGATTTGCAACAGGACGGCGATAGTCAACCGGTTGTTATGTTTCATGTATTGTCGTTTTTATGGGAGGAAATTACCCGTGATACGACAACACCTAAAAAGCTGTATGTAGATGAAGCACATTTGCTGATGCGCAGTGAGAAAAGTGCCCTATTCTTGCTCGATGTGTATAAACGTATCCGTAAATATGAAGGAGAAGCTATCGTCGCTTCGCAGCAACCGATTGATTTTCTAGGTGCAGCAGCTGGAAAGGCAATTTTGAATAACAGCATCGGTATGCTGCTCTTAGGACTACAAGATAATGATATTCGTGATTTAAAAGAGCATGATGTACTACCCCTTTCGGAAGAAGAGGAAGCAATCATTGGTCGTCGTAAACAAGGAGAGGGTATTTACGTTGCTGGCAATCATCGTGTATACATGAGAGTTGATGTCACACCGGAAGAGCTGCGTGTCATCGATCCGCAGCAATATGCAGAACGATTCGGGAGTCATGCATGATTAAGGGCTTTGTTGTTTTGAAATATTGGAAAGAGCTATTGGTAGGCGGGATTTTCACTTGTATGCTTGGCTTTATTTTACTGTTTGGCGGTAGTGAATTGTCGGAAAGTAAACCACAGACAACTAGCGTATCGGTATGGGAACCGGTTATGCGAATGGCTGTACAAGATGCCGGTCTTGAAGAACAACATGTACCTATATTACTTGCAATTATGATGCAAGAAAGCGGCGGAAAATTGGCAGATATTATGCAAAGCAGTGAATCAGCTGGTTTACCTCCCGGCGCCATAACTGACCCTGAGGTGAGCATTCGGCAAGGTGTAAAGCATTGGAAAAGTATGCTCGATACAGCTCGAAAGCTTGGTATTACAGACCTTGCCACTATTATACAAAGCTACAACTACGGACCGGGTTGGCTTTATTATGTGAAGGAACAGGGACGTATTGGTACGGAAGAGTTACGCAAGCATTTTTCCCTATCACATGCCACATCAGCGAGTTGTGGCTGGCGAACACCTCATTGTTACGGCGATTATACGTATGCTAAAAAGGTTATGAAATATTTGCAAGGGCCGGGAGACACATTTCAAGCAGTGATGGCAGAAGCGCTCAAATATAAAGGCTGGCCGTATAGCTGGGGAGGTGCAACACCGGATACGAGCTTTGATTGTAGCGGTCTTACAAAATGGGCCTTTGCGGCGGCTGGTATTTATTTGCCGCGAACAGCACAAGAGCAATTTCAATATACAAAACGTATTTCTGAACAGGAGCTTAGGCCGGGAGATTTGGTATTCTTTACCGGTACAAGCGACCATGCATTTATCAGTCATGTCGGTATTTACGTAGGAAACGGTATGATGTATAACAGCAATAGTGCGGGCGTAGAATACAGTGATTTACATAAAGCGGTTTGGCGTGAAAAAATCTACGCGTACGGAAGGGCAGGGGAAAAGCAGTGAGATGGCTTACATGGTTAATTTTCACTGTACCACTCATTTGTATTATATCCGCTTGGGTCTTTTACTTTTGTCTGTATGAAGAGAAAGTGGTTGTAAAACAAACGCCAAGTGTAGAAGAAACGGCTCGTTCATTCTGTGAAGCTTTGTACAATAAAAACTATGAAGTTTTAGCCACATACGCAACAGAGCAAGTAGTTGCTTCTGTAATACCGCCGGGAGAGTCAAAGAAAGAAGCCAATATACGCATTCGTAATATCTCTGTTTTTGTTAGTAAACAGCGAGAAGGGATAACAAAAAGTATTGCGGTGGTGGAGCGTACCATTCAAGTAAAAGGCAAATCTATTGATACAACCCATTATTTGGAGTTATCTATGCACAAGGAGAAGGTGTGGCTAGTAGATGAGGTACGCGTAATCGCTGATATTCCAAATTGACACTCCCACCCCTAAAGGGGCAAGCTGGCTAACGCCAGTGGGATTCTCAAATGACGAAGCGTTCGCAGTTCATTTCTGTTTTGAACAGTCTTTGAGATTAGGGTGTGCCATCACCCCTCCATAGGCAGTGCGTATAGC belongs to Ectobacillus sp. JY-23 and includes:
- a CDS encoding lysozyme family protein — its product is MIKGFVVLKYWKELLVGGIFTCMLGFILLFGGSELSESKPQTTSVSVWEPVMRMAVQDAGLEEQHVPILLAIMMQESGGKLADIMQSSESAGLPPGAITDPEVSIRQGVKHWKSMLDTARKLGITDLATIIQSYNYGPGWLYYVKEQGRIGTEELRKHFSLSHATSASCGWRTPHCYGDYTYAKKVMKYLQGPGDTFQAVMAEALKYKGWPYSWGGATPDTSFDCSGLTKWAFAAAGIYLPRTAQEQFQYTKRISEQELRPGDLVFFTGTSDHAFISHVGIYVGNGMMYNSNSAGVEYSDLHKAVWREKIYAYGRAGEKQ
- a CDS encoding VirB4 family type IV secretion system protein, whose protein sequence is MVFSGKKLSELELYIGTCTDLKNKIAPGVAEEQRDYIILGNNYARTLLVVDYPGSVRGNWLTKLYRFSGNMNISTHIVPIASDKMIRHLNQSIEEYEARLDQPLSPVRRKETEKKKTSAEHMLDILLAHNHKTIFLVHTYIHLQAMSLEELERLTERLQSIIWQTGLSVAPARDNMMHAFKSVLPICDITLPHYTHQNMHAAAVSSMLPFDESELFMQSGIIMGQNMHTDNVVLVDMNDKKMFPSRNMLILGTTGMGKSFFMQKHLLRQWVLEREDTRFFLIDPEREFARVVKQIGGQVIRLSNNTEHVINPFHILHDITDDDMRGSVLFLKMQRLKIFFKLIYPNMSVLESALLERALFAVYKQYDITEHTQFAGRNAKDFPTLSDLYHHIEEGYERLRDFREILRTYTEGTNAKLFNGATNVNLHNPLICFDIRDLQQDGDSQPVVMFHVLSFLWEEITRDTTTPKKLYVDEAHLLMRSEKSALFLLDVYKRIRKYEGEAIVASQQPIDFLGAAAGKAILNNSIGMLLLGLQDNDIRDLKEHDVLPLSEEEEAIIGRRKQGEGIYVAGNHRVYMRVDVTPEELRVIDPQQYAERFGSHA